One genomic segment of Gemmatimonadota bacterium includes these proteins:
- a CDS encoding enoyl-CoA hydratase/isomerase family protein, whose translation MPYTTLLTAQDADGIVVATINRPDKLNALNDAVITDLAALATWARADASVRALVLTGAGEKAFVAGADIAEIAQTDAASGAALSAKGHAAFRALETLGKPVIAAINGFALGGGCELAMACHIRYASPNAKFGQPEVKLGLIPGYGGTVRLPRLVGRGRALELLLSSAMIDAAEAHRIGLVNKVVPLESLVEDAKALARTILQMGPMAVRLVLESVDAALDLPLDAALAHEAVQFGVACGSDEKREGTTAFLEKRPAQFRGQ comes from the coding sequence ATGCCCTACACCACCCTCCTGACCGCTCAGGATGCCGACGGAATCGTCGTTGCCACCATCAATCGCCCCGACAAGCTGAACGCCCTGAATGACGCCGTGATCACCGATCTGGCGGCACTGGCGACGTGGGCGCGCGCCGACGCCTCCGTCCGCGCCCTGGTGCTGACGGGTGCTGGCGAGAAGGCGTTTGTGGCGGGGGCGGATATCGCCGAGATCGCCCAGACCGACGCGGCCTCGGGTGCAGCGCTCTCGGCGAAGGGTCATGCGGCGTTCCGTGCGCTCGAAACCCTCGGCAAGCCGGTGATCGCCGCAATCAACGGCTTTGCACTTGGCGGTGGTTGCGAGCTCGCGATGGCGTGCCACATTCGCTACGCGTCGCCGAATGCGAAGTTCGGCCAGCCGGAAGTGAAGCTGGGGTTGATCCCGGGCTATGGCGGCACGGTGCGGCTGCCGCGGCTTGTGGGGCGGGGGCGCGCGCTCGAGCTCCTGCTGAGCAGTGCGATGATCGACGCCGCCGAGGCGCATCGCATCGGCCTGGTGAACAAGGTGGTGCCGTTGGAGTCGCTGGTCGAGGACGCCAAGGCCCTCGCGCGCACCATCCTGCAGATGGGCCCGATGGCGGTGCGCCTCGTGCTCGAATCGGTGGACGCGGCCCTTGACCTGCCCCTCGACGCGGCTCTCGCCCACGAGGCGGTCCAGTTCGGTGTGGCCTGCGGCAGCGACGAGAAGCGCGAGGGGACGACGGCGTTTCTGGAGAAGCGGCCGGCGCAGTTTCGCGGCCAGTAG